Proteins from a genomic interval of Watersipora subatra chromosome 10, tzWatSuba1.1, whole genome shotgun sequence:
- the LOC137405758 gene encoding autophagy-related protein 16-like: MDLQSYLLAEVQRRNCREREDGLSKIITSNARLLKSVLELKKQCRELESTEDTLRLENVTLRQKTSLSGASEEQLQQHIKVQEELTGLLRERGEKNQEIIDLKNKIQDYEKQLSIKEAAILGKDNEVSAAQAKVEQLEGRVEELSATNQMLKDEQQALQLEYICMSDKYKVTEQQYNDLIERWLERTQQDADQQNKEMEEFQRQKQNKIQKQIKEAMKAEPKVLVKMPQASYYSTASVPTKVLYSFEAHDGEINDIKWSPSGRVFATAGVDRKVKIWEVSANQRCQKRGTLAGSNGGVMSIEFDSEPENSLLAGSNDFACHIWNINDQRHRHALTGHSGRVFCAKFMENAGMVVSGSHDRTLKQWDLRERACVRTMFAGSSCNALVTVGSLVVSGHFDKKVRFWDKRTDSQSNEITLQAKVTSLELATDRNRLLCSTREPSLKIIDIRMNQVVSTFMASSFNIGADYAKATFSPDMEYVCCGSSDGSIYIWNVNKGRVEKVLEKEHTHTVIACSWHPAGNYLISCDNKKKVVLWSDF; the protein is encoded by the exons ATGGATCTTCAAAGTTATCTGTTAGCAGAAGTACAGCGTAGAAATTGTAGAGAAAGAGAAGATGGGTTGTCTAAAATCATAACTTCAA atgctcgTTTACTCAAATCAGTTCTAGAACTGAAAAAGCAGTGTCGGGAATTAGAGTCGACTGAGGATACGTTGAGACTTGAAAATGTGACGTTACGTCAAAAGACAAGCTTATCCGG GGCTTCAGAGGAACAGCTGCAACAGCATATCAAAGTGCAAGAAGAGCTCACTGGACTTTTGAGAGAACGAGGAGAG AAAAATCAAGAGATTATTGATTTGAAGAACAAGATACAAGATTATGAGAAACAACTGAGTATCAAAGAGGCAGC TATTCTCGGCAAAGACAATGAAGTATCTGCTGCCCAAGCTAAAGTTGAGCAATTGGAGGGGAGAGTAGAAGAACTCTCCGCTACTAACCAA ATGCTTAAGGACGAACAGCAGGCCTTGCAACTGGagtatatttgtatgtctgacaAGTACAAGGTTACCGAGCAGCAGTACAATGACCTTATAGAAAG GTGGCTGGAGCGAACACAACAGGATGCCGATCAACAAAACAAAGAAATGGAAGAATTTCAAAGACAAAAGCAGAATAAGATACAAAAGCAAATAAAGGAGGCAATGAAGGCTGAACCCAAAGTTTTGGTCAAGATGCCGCA AGCCTCATACTACAGCACTGCTTCTGTCCCAACTAAAGTGCTCTACTCATTC GAAGCGCATGATGGAgagatcaatgatataaaatggAGTCCATCTGGCAGGGTCTTCGCCACAGCTGGGGTTGACAGGAAGGTGAAAATTTGGGAAGTTTCCGCCAATC AACGCTGCCAAAAGAGAGGCACTCTTGCCGGCAGCAATGGAGGAGTTATGTCTATCGAGTTTGACTCGGAG CCTGAGAATTCCTTACTGGCTGGCTCCAATGACTTTGCCTGTCACATCTGGAACATCAATGACCAGAGACATAGACACGCCCTAACAGGTCACTCTGGTAGGGTGTTCTGCGCTAAGTTTATGGAAAATGCTGGAATGGTAGTTTCTGGGTCACATGACAGAACGCTTAAGCAGTGGGATTTGAGGGAGCGGGCCT GTGTGAGAACAATGTTCGCTGGATCAAGTTGCAACGCGCTGGTTACGGTTGGCTCTTTGGTGGTCAGCGGCCATTTTGATAAAAAGGTACGGTTCTGGGACAAAAGGACTGACTCACAGTCTAATGAAATTACGCTACAGGCTAAAGTTACTTCTCTTGAATTAGCCACAG ATAGAAATCGTCTCCTCTGTTCCACTCGTGAGCCATCACTCAAAATTATCGACATTCGCATGAACCAAGTCGTCTCCACCTTCAT GGCTAGTTCTTTCAATATCGGCGCAGACTATGCCAAGGCAACATTTAG CCCAGACATGGAGTACGTTTGCTGTGGCTCATCTGATGGTAGCATATACATATGGAATGTGAACAAGGGTCGAGTAGAAAAGGTTCTCGAAAAGGAGCACAC TCACACGGTAATTGCCTGCTCCTGGCATCCAGCTGGCAACTACCTAATCTCATGTGACAACAAGAAGAAGGTCGTCCTCTGGTCTGACTTCTAG